From the genome of Candidatus Neomarinimicrobiota bacterium:
AAACTGGATGATTCAGGTGTGGGACTATTCCCCCTTTCCCTGGCTTTACCAGTTTCATTTTCTCAAATACCTGTTTATCGTCATTCCCGGTACTATCGCCGGCGATTTGATCCTGAAATGGCTGAAACAAACCCGTGATGACTGGGATATATCCCGGAGAAAAGGCCGGTATGTAGCCCTGGCCGTCCTGATGATTCTCAGTGTGGTGGTGGTCCTGGCCGGACTTCAGTCCAGACATGTATTTCTGACCTTTCTCATCTGTTCCGGCATTGCCCTTGCTGCCATAAGTATCACACAGAATCCTCAAAGCAGCACGGAAAAGCTGATCAGGCAGTGTGTCCTCTGGGGTAGCTACTGGCTGATTTTAGGTCTGCTATTTGAACCCTTTGAAGGAGGGATCAAAAAGGATCATTCAACCCTGAGCTACTATTTTGTCACCAGCGGACTTGCTTTTTACCTGATAACCTTTTTTACACTAGTGATTGACGGTTTTAAAAAACAGAAATGGGTGAATATTCTCATATTAAATGGCCGGAATCCCATGATTGCCTATGTGGGGATGGCCAATTTTATCTGGCCGGTTCTTCATTTGACCGGCATTAAAAACCTTGCGGCAGGCATTTTTTCTACGCCTTGGACGGGATTTATCTGGAGTGTAATTGAAACGACTCTTCTGGCCCTCTTTGTCAGCGCCTTAACCCGAAAAAAACTGTTTTGGAAAACATAAAATATGGAAAGTTTTGATACAATAATTTATGGTGCATCCTGGTATGGTGTTGTCCGGGCCCTGAAAGAAACCCGGGAAGGCCGGGAAGTCGCCCTGTTTCACCGGTATGGATTTCCGGGAGGATTGCTCAGTAACGCATTCAGTGTCTGCCAGTATGTGGACGACAACCTGCCCGATAGCAACACCATCAGCGGTGAACTCTATCAGGATATACTCCATGAAAAAGGAGGGATTTTAAAATTTGGTATGTCATTTGTCCTCATGAATCCTGAAATTATAAAAATGAAACTCCTGCATCATCTCAATCAATCCTCGGTATATCTTCTTTTTTACGCCGTTCCGACTTCGGTGGAAAAAAAGGATGAGACCTGGGGAATTACTTTTTACCAGCGGGAAGGACTCAAGGATTACCGTTGTAAAACCCTTGTGGATGCTTCGGAAAATGTGTCCCTTGAACGGCTTATCCGTCCCGTGGAACGCTTACATCACAATGTATATCACTGTTTTGTCCGGAGTCCGCGTAAACCTGAATATGAAGACATAACAGATTATATTAAACTGGAGGATGACCGGTGGTGGATCTCTGTATCCTTTGAAACAAGTTCCGAGGATCCTTCCCTTGCCATGCATCGGTCTCTGGACCGTCTTCATCATGCCATGAACAGGCAGGGCGCTGTGATTCAGCTTGTCCCCATGCAGGCTGAATCATTATACCGTTTCAAAGACGGGGAAAAATCAAACATTTCACCCTCTTATATTTCCGATGCGGAAGATATTAAGAAAATTGTTTTAAATACGTCAAAAGGAGAAGAGCATGATACCAAAAATCCTGAATGACCTGAAAGGCGGATTGATTGTTTCCTGCCAAGCGAAAAAGGGGGAACCCTTCGATGCATCTGATCGTCTGGCCCTCTTTGCCAGGTCAGCGGTTATGGGAGGTGCTGTTGGCATACGGACTGAAGGAAAAAGCAATACCCAGTTTATTGTCCAGTCTGTAGAAGTCCCGGTTATCGGTCTTATCAAAACCACATATCCGGACGGATCGGTTTGCATAACCCGGACTTATACGGATGTGGAAAAATTGCTATCTGTTGGAGCTCACATGATAGCTATCGATGGGACCTTCAGAGAGTGCAACGGATTTACCGGACCTGAATTCATCCGGAAAGTCCGGAACCGTTATACCTGTCCGGTCATGGCCGATATTGCCACGGTAGATGAGGGACTGGCCTGTGTTGAAGCCGGTGCCACGTGTCTGGCGACCACACTGAGTGGATACACACCTGAAACAAAACGAAAAAGCCAGAAATCTCCTGATTTTAAACTTGTGGAAGAGCTGGTCAAGCAGACCGATATACCGGTGATTGCAGAAGGACGTATACACACACCGGAAGAAGCGGCAAAAGCCCTGAGTCTTGGAGCCTGGGCAGTAGTTGTGGGGACGGCTATCACCCGACCTATTGAGGTGACATCCTGGTTTGTGGGAAAATTGAAAGAATCTGCCCGATAATCCATGAAGAAAATAGTGCTTTCCTACGATGTAATCGTTGCCGGTGGTGGCATTGCGGGAATCGCTGCGGCTGTAAAAGCGGCGCGGACCGGTGCGAAAACCCTTTTAATTGAACAATATGGTTTTACGGGAGGCTCTGCGACCGCCGGAATGGTATCCCCCTTTATGAAACATACCGTCCATGGAATTCCCCTGACCAAAGGGATCTTTCAGGAACTGGAAGCAGGTATGATCCGCCGGAACGGAATGATTGACAATGGCTTTTCCGGGATTGCCTTCCGACTGGCGGCCTTTGAACTTTTGAATGATGCCGGCGTGGATATCCTCCCCAATGCCGTACTGATGAATGCTGCACGTACAGACCGTGTGCTGCAATCCGTGGATGTTTTATATGAAGGCACAGTCTATACGATTCAAGGGAGCGTATTTATTGATACAACGGGTGATGCACAGCTTGTGTACCTGGCGGACCTCCCCTATGAAAAAGGTGAAAACGGTCGGTTGCAATCCATGACCCTTTTTTTCAGGATGGGAAATATCCATATTCCTAAAGCCCTTGAATATGTCAGGACACACCGGGATGATTTCTTTGAGTGGATGGACTACAACTTCAATCTGAATAAAATTATCAGTGTAGGGGGATATTTCAGCTTTGTTAAAAAAGCACAAAGGGAGAAACGCTTATCTGAAAATGTGAAATATATCTTCTATA
Proteins encoded in this window:
- a CDS encoding FAD-dependent oxidoreductase, encoding MESFDTIIYGASWYGVVRALKETREGREVALFHRYGFPGGLLSNAFSVCQYVDDNLPDSNTISGELYQDILHEKGGILKFGMSFVLMNPEIIKMKLLHHLNQSSVYLLFYAVPTSVEKKDETWGITFYQREGLKDYRCKTLVDASENVSLERLIRPVERLHHNVYHCFVRSPRKPEYEDITDYIKLEDDRWWISVSFETSSEDPSLAMHRSLDRLHHAMNRQGAVIQLVPMQAESLYRFKDGEKSNISPSYISDAEDIKKIVLNTSKGEEHDTKNPE
- a CDS encoding N-acetylmannosamine-6-phosphate 2-epimerase codes for the protein MIPKILNDLKGGLIVSCQAKKGEPFDASDRLALFARSAVMGGAVGIRTEGKSNTQFIVQSVEVPVIGLIKTTYPDGSVCITRTYTDVEKLLSVGAHMIAIDGTFRECNGFTGPEFIRKVRNRYTCPVMADIATVDEGLACVEAGATCLATTLSGYTPETKRKSQKSPDFKLVEELVKQTDIPVIAEGRIHTPEEAAKALSLGAWAVVVGTAITRPIEVTSWFVGKLKESAR
- a CDS encoding FAD-dependent oxidoreductase, translated to MKKIVLSYDVIVAGGGIAGIAAAVKAARTGAKTLLIEQYGFTGGSATAGMVSPFMKHTVHGIPLTKGIFQELEAGMIRRNGMIDNGFSGIAFRLAAFELLNDAGVDILPNAVLMNAARTDRVLQSVDVLYEGTVYTIQGSVFIDTTGDAQLVYLADLPYEKGENGRLQSMTLFFRMGNIHIPKALEYVRTHRDDFFEWMDYNFNLNKIISVGGYFSFVKKAQREKRLSENVKYIFYTTLPQSGEASFNTSNILELDGTRSADMTRAEIEGRRQVTDVVHLLQTEIPGFESAWLLETATQVGIRETRRIVGDYVMTGKDVLEGRQFEDKIARASYGIDIHGAKGESDRMEELEEGDYYSIPFRSLIHRDAENVLSAGRCLSATREGHAAIRIMPTSAATGEAAGAAAGIAIRLKTSVRNLPYAALRREIRHNVEFED